A window from Culex pipiens pallens isolate TS chromosome 3, TS_CPP_V2, whole genome shotgun sequence encodes these proteins:
- the LOC120413926 gene encoding ATP-binding cassette sub-family C member 4-like, with translation MESIRRKLAPNPRESANFLSVLTFWWTIDLFKKGYTKVLELQDLFRPLEVDKSDALGDRLEKKWFAQQSGPGRPSLIKAIFKTFWWEYTVLGFIAVFNDIFIRLAQPIFLGMLLQYFRRDSNVSRESALYYAGVIVGLNALSVISINQYILGSFQNGMKVRIAVCSVIYRKALRLSRTALGDTAPGKVVNLLSNDVNRFDIVSVFLHSMWSAPLLAIIVGVLLYVEIGVAGLIGMIVIFIVTPIQAYTGKLTSRFRLQTALRTDERIRLMDEIISGIQVIKMYAWEKPFAKLIKLARRMELKIVKKSAYVRGLYMTFLLFTTRTALFCTMMAMVLLGNDLTAAKVFVVAMYFGILANTMSAMFVRGIAEIAEAMVAMKRLQRFLEYEEKPGELPSVKDKFLQELGVNGDVSEKQKLIESDTQLPPNVAISMKNVTARWGAVKQQENPSNPASKNGTAQVPKIVETVKQMDEEDESWKSATLANVNLDFRKGILIGVIGPVGAGKSSLLQAILKELPVESGSIVSKGKHAYVSQEPWVFAGTVRQNILFGQPMEKERYDAVVQACALVRDFEQLPHADKTIIGERGAALSGGQKARISLARAVYRRADIFLLDDPLSAVDAHVGRHLFDICIGPRGRLGKMKTTRILVTHQVHFLKEADWIVVMNEGKVTMQGTPHDLSRNGIDFVELLAKLEEETGDGESSIVTSGKRSRRDSRASSRSIASSSQSLDDFDDETLEGDKSEKEKSKSPEDNQNIEMSSKGTVQGSVLLNYVRCGANPFVVFGLLLLFIATQIAASGADFWVAYWTSQEEQRIFLRQNGTDAVASVRANSSGVLEATVPEGDFVEEPLLSTELCMAVHGALVISVFLIAISRSISFYQTSVRASQNLHDSMFNGCVSTSMRFYDTNPSGRILNRFSKDMGSVDELLPKAILDATQIILSMVGTIVVTVIVNPMFLVPLAFLGVIFIYLRRIYLKTSKNIKRLEGITRSPVFSHLAASLAGLPTIRAFAAQGELIKEFDSHQDLHTASFYMFITSATAFGFALDLLCLVFVLIVVFSFLLIDTSILGDRVGLAITQAMTLTGMMQWGIRQSAEVANFMMSVERLLEYRDLKPEKQPDQPRPMNKSWPESGRIRFKNVSYRYFEGGSLVLKNLDFEINPKEKIGIVGRTGAGKSSLIGALFRLAQVEGDLLIDGVNTGEISLETLRSKISIIPQDPVLFSGTLRRNLDPFEDFPDSDLWSALEQVELKEIANGPLGLQMAVAAGGSNFSVGQRQLICLARAILRSNRILVLDEATANVDPTTDRLIQETIRIKFAECTVLTIAHRLHTVMDSDRVLVMDAGESVEFGTPHDLLQMPVGVFKEMVLATGPAESERLIATAKQKYEEMAAA, from the exons ATGGAGTCAATTCGGCGCAAGTTGGCTCCGAATCCGCGGGAAAGTGCCAACTTCCTGTCGGTGTTGACGTTCTGGTGGACGATCGACCTGTTCAAGAAGGGCTACACCAAAGTGCTGGAACTGCAGGACCTGTTCCGGCCGCTGGAGGTGGACAAATCGGACGCGCTCGGCGATCGGCTGGAGAA AAAATGGTTCGCCCAACAGTCCGGCCCGGGCCGACCCTCCCTCATCAAGGCCATCTTCAAGACGTTCTGGTGGGAGTACACCGTGCTGGGGTTCATCGCCGTCTTCAACGACATCTTTATCCGGCTGGCCCAGCCGATCTTCCTGGGCATGCTGCTGCAGTATTTCAG GCGCGACAGTAACGTGAGCCGCGAGAGTGCCCTGTACTATGCGGGCGTGATCGTGGGGCTGAACGCGCTGAGCGTGATCTCGATCAACCAGTACATTCTGGGGAGCTTCCAGAACGGTATGAAGGTGCGCATTGCGGTGTGCAGTGTGATCTACCGGAAGGCGCTGCGGTTGTCGCGGACGGCGCTGGGCGATACGGCACCCGGGAAGGTCGTGAACCTGCTATCGAACGACGTGAACCGGTTCGACATTGTGTCGGTGTTTCTGCACTCGATGTGGTCCGCGCCGCTGCTGGCGATCATCGTGGGAGTGTTGTTGTATGTTGAGATTGGGGTGGCCGGGTTGATCGGGATGATCGTGATCTTTATCGTAACGCCGATTCAGGCGTACACGGGCAAGTTGACTTCGCGGTTTCGGTTGCAGACGGCGCTGAGGACCGACGAGAGGATCCGGTTGATGGATGAGATTATTTCCGGGATTCAGGTGATCAAGATGTACGCTTGGGAGAAACCGTTTGCAAAGTTGATTAAGTTGGCCCGTAGGATGGAGTTGAAAATCGTCAAGAAGAGTGCGTACGTGCGGGGTTTGTACATGacatttttgttgttcactacgAGGACGGCTTTGTTTTGTACGATGATGGCGATGGTCCTGCTAGGGAATGACCTCACCGCGGCCAAAGTATTCGTGGTGGCCATGTACTTTGGCATCCTCGCCAACACAATGTCCGCCATGTTTGTGCGAGGTATCGCCGAGATTGCTGAAGCCATGGTCGCGATGAAGCGCCTGCAGCGATTCTTGGAGTACGAGGAAAAACCCGGCGAGCTTCCCTCGGTGAAGGACAAGTTCCTCCAGGAACTTGGGGTCAACGGGGACGTTTCAGAAAAGCAGAAACTGATCGAGTCCGACACCCAACTCCCACCGAATGTAGCAATCTCAATGAAGAACGTAACCGCGCGGTGGGGTGCAGTGAAACAGCAAGAAAATCCATCCAATCCGGCGTCAAAGAACGGAACCGCCCAAGTTCCTAAAATTGTCGAAACCGTAAAACAAATGGACGAAGAGGACGAATCGTGGAAGTCGGCGACTCTCGCCAACGTCAACCTGGACTTCCGCAAAGGCATCCTTATCGGCGTCATCGGTCCCGTTGGCGCCGGCAAATCGTCCCTCCTGCAAGCCATCCTCAAGGAACTCCCCGTCGAGTCCGGGTCGATCGTCAGCAAAGGCAAGCACGCCTACGTCAGCCAGGAACCGTGGGTGTTTGCCGGCACGGTCCGCCAGAACATCCTGTTCGGCCAACCCATGGAGAAGGAACGCTACGACGCCGTCGTGCAGGCTTGCGCGTTGGTTCGCGATTTCGAGCAGCTGCCACACGCGGACAAGACAATCATCGGGGAGCGCGGAGCGGCCCTGTCCGGTGGGCAGAAGGCGCGAATCAGCTTGGCACGGGCCGTGTACCGGAGGGCGGACATCTTCCTGCTGGACGATCCGCTGAGTGCGGTGGATGCCCACGTGGGACGGCATCTGTTCGATATCTGTATTGGACCGCGCGGGCGGTTGGGCAAGATGAAAACCACTCGAATCTTGGTGACCCATCAGGTGCACTTCCTGAAGGAGGCCGACTGGATCGTGGTGATGAATGAG GGTAAAGTGACGATGCAAGGCACCCCGCACGATCTGTCCCGCAACGGGATCGACTTTGTCGAACTGCTGGCCAAGCTGGAGGAGGAAACGGGAGATGGCGAAAGCTCGATCGTAACGTCCGGCAAGCGCAGCAGGCGGGATTCCCGTGCCTCTTCGCGATCGATCGCTTCGTCGTCGCAGTCGCTGGACGATTTCGACGATGAAACGCTTGAAGGCGACAAGAGTGAGAAGGAAAAGTCCAAATCTCCCGAGGACAATCAGAACATTGAGATGAGCTCGAAGGGCACGGTGCAGGGATCGGTACTGCTGAACTACGTGCGTTGCGGCGCGAATCCGTTCGTCGTGTTTGGGCTGCTGTTGCTGTTTATCGCCACGCAGATTGCGGCCAGTGGAGCGGACTTTTGGGTTGCCTATTGGACCAGTCAGGAGGAGCAGCGAATCTTCCTGCGGCAGAACGGGACCGATGCAGTGGCGTCGGTCAGGGCGAACAGCTCGGGAGTTCTGGAAGCGACGGTGCCGGAGGGAGATTTCGTGGAGGAACCACTTCTTAGCACCGAACTGTGCATGGCCGTGCACGGAGCCCTCGTGATCAGCGTCTTCCTGATAGCAATCTCAAG ATCAATCAGCTTCTACCAGACGTCGGTGCGGGCGTCCCAGAACCTGCACGACAGCATGTTCAACGGGTGCGTGTCCACGTCGATGCGCTTCTACGATACGAACCCGTCCGGTCGAATTCTGAACCGCTTCTCCAAGGACATGGGCTCGGTGGACGAGCTGCTGCCGAAGGCGATCCTGGACGCGACCCAGATAATCCTCAGTATGGTCGGGACGATCGTCGTGACGGTGATTGTCAATCCGATGTTTTTGGTCCCGTTGGCATTTTTGGGGGTGATCTTTATCTACTTGAGGAGGATTTACCTGAAGACGTCGAAGAACATCAAGCGGCTGGAGGGAATTACGCGATCGCCGGTGTTTTCACATTTGGCAGCTTCGCTGGCGGGTCTTCCCACGATCCGTGCCTTCGCGGCGCAGGGCGAGCTGATCAAGGAGTTTGACTCGCATCAGGACCTGCACACGGCGTCGTTCTACATGTTCATTACGAGCGCCACGGCGTTCGGATTTGCGCTGGATCTCCTCTGCCTGGTATTCGTGCTGATCGTGGTGTTTAGCTTCCTGTTGATCGACACCAGCATACTCGGCGATCGCGTCGGATTGGCCATAACGCAGGCGATGACCCTCACCGGTATGATGCAGTGGGGTATTCGACAGAGCGCCGAAGTGGCCAACTTTATGATGTCCGTCGAGCGGTTGCTGGAGTACCGGGACTTGAAGCCGGAAAAGCAACCCGATCAACCGAGGCCGATGAACAAGAGTTGGCCGGAGTCGGGGCGGATTCGGTTCAAGAACGTCAGCTATCGCTACTTTGAGGGCGGTAGCTTGGTGTTGAAGAACCTGGACTTTGAGATCAACCCGAAGGAGAAAATCGGGATCGTTGGACGTACTGGGGCCGGAAAATCTTCCTTGATCGGAGCCCTGTTCCGATTGGCCCAAGTCGAGGGCGATCTGCTGATTGACGGAGTCAACACCGGTGAAATTTCGCTGGAGACGCTTCGGTCGAAGATTTCAATCATCCCCCAGGATCCGGTGCTCTTCTCCGGAACCCTGCGTAGAAACCTCGATCCGTTTGAGGACTTCCCCGACTCGGATCTTTGGAGTGCCCTCGAGCAGGTCGAACTGAAGGAGATCGCCAACGGTCCGCTGGGACTGCAGATGGCGGTGGCCGCCGGGGGTTCCAACTTCAGCGTTGGCCAACGCCAACTGATCTGCCTAGCTCGTGCCATCCTGAGAAGCAACCGGATACTGGTTCTGGACGAGGCGACCGCAAACGTAGATCCCAC CACCGACCGCCTGATCCAGGAGACGATCCGCATCAAGTTTGCCGAGTGCACCGTCCTGACGATCGCCCACCGCCTGCACACCGTCATGGACTCGGACCGGGTGCTGGTGATGGACGCGGGCGAATCGGTCGAGTTTGGCACGCCGCACGACCTGCTGCAAATGCCCGTCGGCGTGTTCAAGGAGATGGTCCTGGCGACCGGGCCCGCCGAATCGGAACGACTCATTGCGACGGCGAAGCAAAAGTACGAGGAAATGGCCGCGGCGTGA